The region CTGTTGATGAACTGCTGTGTCCATGGCTCCCGGGTTATCCAGTCCCCTCTAGCAGCCCCTCATCCCCCTGTGTCTGGGAGTGTTGCTGTGCCAGGAGTGTTCTCGGCCACACTGCAGGCATAAGTCACATTAAGTTAAGAGGAAACTAAGACAGAAAGTTCTTCATGTGGGATCAGTAAATCACTGGGAacccagggaaggggaaaaattaCCCTCCATCCTTAGCAGGATGCTCAGAGCCATGCTGGCTGTGGCCCTGAGTAACTTGCTCCCACACTGAGTTGGCTCTGGGTTCACCTGGAGACCTCCCTTGGTCCCTGCCCACCTGGGCCACACTGCAGGCACTTGCTGGTATCTCTACTACAGTGTTACTCCAGGGGTGGactggagaggatggagagctgagggaggaggacTGTGGCATTGCCACTACTGCTGCCGGTCCATATAGACCTGCACAGCTTTCCACAGTGCCCGTATATTGCCTTCTCCAAAGCCTGGCGCTCCCCGCCGGTCAATGAGCTCCAGGAAGAAAGTTTCTTCAGAGAAGATGGGATGGGTGAAGATCTGCATCAAATACTCCTGGGAAGGGCTCTCTGGGGCATGGGCACCCGTCCAGCCTTTGTCCCCAGGCACTGTCGTGTCCAGCAAGATGCCCAGCTCTGCCAATAAGTGGGGGTCCTGCCCAGCCCCCCGGATCTCCTCCGCTTTGCCCCCCTGGCTGTAATAGGCAGTGGGGGGAGTGAAGAACCGTGCACCCCACTGCTGCAAAGCCCTCGTTGTGGTGACAATGTCAGTTGTGTGGAGGCCGACGTGCTGGATCCCGGCCCCACCATGCTGCTCTAGGAAGGTGTCAACTTGGTTGGTGCCATCCTCCGAGAGGGACTCAGCAAAGACAAGCTTGCAGCCATGTGCCGGGGTGCTCTGGGCGCTCTGCAGTGCGAGGAGCAGCATgcccaccccctgccccccaagtaCGTACCCCTCAGCTGGCCTCTCCTGCGGGTTAAGAAAGAAGCGGTGGAAGCCAAAGCAGCGCTGATACCAGTCCAGAGCTGTCCGAGCGCCGCCCCGTGGGCAGACATACGTGATGTGGTCAAAGTGGGTGATGTCAATCCTATCCCCTGTAGTTGAGGGGACTCTTTTGATGGGCTGGAAGCCAGGCAGGAAGGGTCCCCGGTAGCGGGATCGGTCCAGAAGGGTATGGCTGACATTGCCCACGATGGAGCTTGCCACCCCATAGGTGACAGAGCCACCATCATCCCCCACCTCAGTGGGCGGCACTGGCACGGAGCACCCACGGCTCTGCAGCCGCTCGCAGAGCAACGGCACGTCATCCACCTCGAAGCAGACGTTGGAGGCTGTGCCCAGGGCAGGCTGGGGGTCCACATCATAGAGGAAATCATGGGAGGAAGCACCAGTGCGCCCTGGTGCCAGGCGCTCGTTGATGAGGAAGACGGCAGATCCCCGTCGCAAGGCCAGCTGCCGCACCCACGGTGTCTCCCGCACAGCTACCGGATGGAAGCGAAAGGTGTTGGCCAAGTCCTGGGCCCAGCCCTGCCTGTAGGGCACGTGGAGAGAGATGAAGAAGGGTCGGCTCAGTGAGGCTGCCATGCCTGCAGGGAGGACGTAAGGGGTCAGGTGGGGCCTGCAGGCTGCCGAAAGGAGACATTCCTCCACCTTGCATGGAGCTTGAGTGCATCTGCATGTACAGATGCCCATTCAAGTAAATTTGCACCCCTTCAAAAGCGTGTGTTTTAAATAAGTGGTCCCACAAGCCGGTATGCACTGTGCAAGGGCAACAAACTCCAGGACCACCTGCAACCACCCAAGGACACCGAGCTGTCCCTCTGCTGCGCCTGGCGTCACCCAGGAGGAAAGCTCTGTGCCTCAGCCACAGCGCATCCCCTCTGGAGCCATGTGTCCCTCCAGGGTGCCACAGGGAAGTTTTTAAGTGGCCTCTGTTGTGCTGTGCTAAACTGGAGGTGTTGGGCAGCCTACGGTCGAATAGGAGGAAAAATCCAGGTGAAGGAGAGGTGCGTGCACGTGTAAGCAAATCTATGGGGACAAGGGTTGTAGGGGAGGAATGTCCTGTACCAGGAACACGGAGGTTGGACTGGTAAACACAGAGCAAGGCGCTGGTTACAACTAAAGGCCTTCTGTGCTGCCTCAGCGCTTGTGTCCTACAAATGCGGGGAGGGAGGCAGTGGGGTCACGGCAGGGCTGATGCGccctttcctttcccaacaAGGATGGTGTGGAGCTATCACGCTCTCCGCAACAGGCTTGGGGCAGTGACCTTGCCCGAGGGGCACAAAGGGTGAAATATGAGAGACAGTGTCCTGGGGGCACAGAGGGTGAAATATGAGAGACCAACAGTGTCCTAAGGCATGGAGAGTGGAATAGGGGGGACAGTGTCCCAGGGCATGGAGAGTGGAATAGGGGGGACAGTGTCCTAGGGCATGGAGAGTGGAATAGGGGGGACAGTGTCTTAGGGCATGGAGAGTGGAATAGGGGGGACACTGCGAGAAAAGCGACTCCCTCCCCACCCAAATACCTATAATAACGAAGGGAGAAATAAATATCTGTCCAACTCCCCCCCCCATCACCTCCCAAGCGCATCCCGCCCCGGCGGTCCCTGACGCCGTACCATGCCCCCCCCCAGTACGCCTCCGATGCGCTCTGGGGAGGTTGGGGGGGTGGAACCTGCTGGATGATTCCCCTCCATCCCGGGCCGCCTtgcagggacccctcccagCGAGCACAGGGGCAGCGCTCCTCCCTCCTGCGCCGCTTCTCCCTTGCGGGAGCGGCACCGCTCCCAGCCGGACCCCCCGAGACCCCATCCCCGCCGATCCCGGGGTCCGCAGaggccccgccgccccccgcccggcTCACCGGGGTCACGGCTGGGTGCGAAGGGGATGTCGGGGCAGGGGCGGCCCCGGAGGCGGTGCGGTTCGCTCCTCcccggcggggggggggggggggggggcggagaAGGGCACCGCAGTGGCGGCAAAGCATAGAATCgttgaatcgtagaatcaccaggtttgaaaagacctctgggatgatcgagtccaaccattcctttctgccactaaaccatctCCCTGCGCAGCTCGtcttctccaccccctccctgggcagcctctgtcagggcccgatgaccctttctgtgaaaaatgttttcctgatgtccagcctgagcctcccctggtgcagcttgaggccattcccccttgtcctgtcccctgtcacttggagagcgcagctccctcctctccacaacctcctttcggggagttgtagagagcaacgaggtctcccctcagcctcctcttctccaggctaaacaaccccaggtccctcagccgctcctcgttctcccgccccttccccagcttcgctgctcttctctggacacactccagagcctcaacatccttcttggagcgaggggcccagaactgaacacaggattcgaggtgcggtctcaccagtggcagaatcacctccctgcaccTCCTGGCCCTGCCCTTTCTGatacaatataaataaaactctAAGGCTCGTTTTGGAGTCCTAGAAAGCGCTCCATCCTTCATCTGGGCTGGACAACACGTggcagtgatctccatcaatcgtgCAGCGAGACAAGCTGGGGACACTGTATTTCCCACTTGCATATGGAtaagttttcccagaaatcttattttattgctttccaaggcctaattttaatgttattatgaacttcacaactgtcaaaactcttgctaatttgctccagctctgcctgaccttgcatcTGAGATAGGAAGAAAGCTCCATTCAGAGGTGATTGCAGAAGACACATCTGCTTAGCATGGATCATAGTTGATGCAAGACATTATCGCCTCCAAAGAAGGAACAGTGGGAAAAACACTGCCTAAAAGAAAAcgtgctgtcagagggacattccGTCTAAATTTCAAAACCAACCACAATTGCTTAGACAAAACcctctactttagcttaaatcaaaatattccactttttgtaatagtaattACTTCTGTCGCTGGAAAGCAACTTCACTTGCCATGGGGAAGCCTCTTCAGCGGGAGGAACCGGCGGGTGCCATCCTGGgcaactggggttgtttaacctagagaaaaggaggctgaagggagaccttattgctctctacaactccgtgaaagaaggttgtagtgaggtgggtgctggtctcttctcccaagtgccaGACgataagatgagagggaatggcttcaaattatgccagaggaggttcagattagaccAGGAAAAACTTCcgatcaggaaaaatttctttaccaaaagaattcttgggcactggaacagctgtccagggaggtggttgagtcactattcctggaggtgtttaaaagacaggtagataaagtgcttagcggtatgatttagtagtgaacaggtacagttggacttgacctcaaaggtcttttccaacctaaagattttgtgattcaatgattctataaactGGCTGCTAGGCTGGCAGTCCCCTGGGACCTGTGATGAAATGGCTTTTGTCTGTGCTGGGTCATTCCCTGCCAGCCTGAATCCCTTTGGGACAGGGTGTGCAGTGGGGCATACGTGCccctgctcagtgctgggtgCTTTAGAGCGCCCAGGGTACCTGGCAGGGACTTTGCGGGGAGCAGCATGCAGATGAGGGGTGACAGCTCTACGTGGGTGTCCAGCCTTGGTCATGGGACGGGTTTGCTCAAGGCTGACTGTGCACAGCTGTGCCTGCTCCTCAATCCCAACCCATAGCCCCACATCCTTGCTGATGTCCCTGAGCCCCTCCAGCTACCCAGCAGcaatcctctccctccctgctgcttgtGGCTGGTTTTGGACAAATCCCCCTCTCCTCGTGTGTCCAGGACCACATTGCTGCCCTGGTTGTGCCTCTgtctcctgcccttccctgccttATCATGTTTTTGTACAGAGCCCAGGGGTAATAAACTGCTCAAATATTTGCAGAGATGTCCGTGCGCAGCAGAAGCAGTGAGCTCCTCTCGTTTGGCTGGGGGAGGAATCCACTGGCTCTGTGCTTTCTCGACGGAGCACCGGCTCCTCACACCACAACAGCCGCCCTGGTGTGGGGCCAGGCAGGAGGCACAGATCTGGGTGCCAGGGCTTCCTGTGGGGCCAAGCACAGCTTGAGCGTGGCTGTGGCACCGTGCAGCAGTACAGCGTGGCCTTTGGAGTGGTAccctgtggggcagggagctcTGGCACTTCAGGGGTGTGGGGTAGGCACCCATCTTTTCATCTGCAgggtggcagaggctgcactgGGGCTCCCCCAGGACCTTGTGTATGGACGGCACTGTTTGATGTCACTCCACGGTCCTGCAAGTATTGCCCTCGGCGATGCCTCCTGGCCCTCCTGTGGGGTGGGGTTGAGTGGCCGTGCCCATCTTTTCCCTGTGGCACTGCCTGGCACCCTCTGCACCAGTCCAGCACCAGGCACTGCTTTGTCCCAGCAGGGCTTGGGCTGGGCTGTGGCAGCAGGACCCTGAATCTCACGTCACTGAGGGGGACAGTGCCTGCCTTGTTGCCATCCCCCAAAGCAGGCGGTGGTAGCTGGGGAGCAGTCCTCACTTGCTccagctgggctcttctcctcccttctggGCGGGGAGAGAGGACAGGAGATAAATGGGAGACTAGGGCCAGCTGGACACTGCCAAGAGCTGCTGAGGCTGGGAGTAAAGTCTGGCCAGAGGACGTAAGTGAGGAGAAGTGCGGTATCAAGGGCTTATTCtcacggggtggggggggagagggCTGGGGATTGGGAATACATCCATCCTGATTagaccccacagccccctgctcccttcccacctccacaGATGATCTGCCCTGGGTCTCTTGTGCTCCCCCTGCCCATTAAATATGCTCGGTCCTGGAGGGCTGCAGTGTATCTTGGAACGGGCGGTGTTAGGGGGCTGTGGGAGGAAGGGTTTCAGGCAGATTTTGGGAGGTGGGGGGGTTAAAAGCTCTGTGCACCCCTCAAGTGCTTTGTGGGGCATCAAGGACTCTCAAGGTCACCTGAAGGTGAAACTATCCCTGTCCCACTAACTCACTGCTGGTGGCCAGGATGACGGaggctgcatccctgcctgcccctgGGGGGCAAGGCTACCCCTCGCTATGGCAGGGTCTGGCTTTGGGGGCTTGGGAGGTGGAGAAGGCCCTCAGGGGGAGCAGGACCTTTCCCCCATAATGCACAAAATGAGTGCCTCTCTGCTGGAGCAGACCAGGGCACTTGGCTGTCTCAGCAGGTCCTCATGAAAGCCGGTATTGAGGGTGCTGCTCATCAGGCGCTGGGCACCCCGATTCCCCTGCCTTatttcccttccctcaccccCCGTCACGGGTgtcccagctcccagtgctgtGCTGGGACCAGTATGGTACTGCCCACCCGTCTCTGTCTGCCCTGAGGGCTGTGTGGGGAGGCGGTTTGGGGGTGCAGTGGAGCTGGGAGGACCCTCCTGGGTTGAgccctggggcagaggggaggctgaggctgGTAGTGGGGCATTAACACACCATTCCCCCCTGCCAGGGCCTGGGGACCAGGATGGGGCTGCTGGTGCTAGCCCTGGCCAgctggctggggctggggctggcctCGGACTCTGAAGGGGCTGCCAacagcagccagctctgccaggAGGCTCCGGCATGGAGCATCAATGGCTTCAGCCCCATGGCCGAAGCAGCAGGGCAGGTGACAGTGGTGGCCCTGCTGAAGGCCAGCTGACACTTCTGCTTGCAGCAGGCCCACAGGTGAGccctgctccccctgccccaaacCCAGCCCCACCATCCTGGGGGATGTATGGCAGCCCCCCAACCTGGCAGCCCTCTCTCAGCgcctccttccctgcagcctcGGGGGCCTGCGGGAGCGGCTGGCCCGGCAGGGCACTGTTGATGTCCGCTACATGATCATCAATGAGAAGGCACCACTCTCCCGTGTCATGTTTGGGGAGCTGAAACGCCAAGCTCCGCCGGGTGTTCCCGTCTACCAGCCAGAGCCGAAGGAGCCAGATGTCTGGCAGATCCTGGGAGGTGACAAGGATGACTTCCTTGTCTATGACCGGTGAGCGTCCTCCATTTGGGCTGAGGCTTCTTTTTGGAGTGGGgtgggatgtgtgtgtgttttacaGAGCATTTGGTTGGCTTCCCAaagcccctccagacccccaCCTCAAGCTGTGCCGTAGCTTCTCCCGGGTAGTTTGACTGTTTGAAATCAGTGTTTCAGGCTATGCACCTTGTTTAGTAAAATATTGTTTGCACCCTCCTCCTGACTGATTTATGTCACACTGACACTGTGCTGGTGATTCCAAAGAGCTCTCTTTAAGTGTGACATGACAATGGGCTTCCAAAGCCCACTCAGACCCTCACCTTAAGCTGTGCCATGgcttctccctgcaggtgtggcCGCCTGGCTTTCCATATCCAGCTTCCCTACAGCTTCCTCCACTTCCCCTACGTGGAGTCGGCCATCCGCTTCACCCATAACAAGGACTTCTGTGGCAACTGCTCCTTCTACTCCAACACCACCCAAGAGGTGAGGAACAGGGATGCTTGCTGGAGTTGggctccttctcttctctggcaTTGCacatcaggagaaaaaacaacctTAACTTCACGTTGCGGGCAGCCTCTGGGTTGCCAACTGCCCTCACCCGTGGTTGAGAGGGAAGGTGCTGAAAGGTCTGGAATAAGGATGGTTAAATAGGTCAGAGCTTTCAAACTGAGAACAGGGGACTAAAGAGGTCATAACCCAGATCTGGGAAAAATAACTAGGGTTGCTGGCTGTTCTGATATAAGGAAGGGGCAGGCGGTGGACGCAGAAGTGGCAAGCtcagagcaaagaaaggaaCACAGCTCTGGGCTCAGCAGATGATTAGTTGTGTCCTGGGAGAAAAATCAATCTAGAGATATTGAATGCAAAGTCATTCCTTGGCTCAGGAATTCCTAGACCACATACAGCTTAACTCAAGGAATGGAGGTAGAGAGGCTTTTGCTCTGTGTGCTCCAGTTtctcctgtccttcctgtgccctAGGTTGGGGCTGGAGAGCCTTTGTTCTGACCCATGCAGCTTTCTGTGTGATGGATGCTGGTTTGCTTTCATCTCAGCTCACAGGCGTGTTCACAGGGTCATGATGGGTCCCTGTGTGCGTTCCCGTACCACACTAGCCCTTGTGTTACTTTCCACAGGCTAACAGTACTACGGAGATCCCTGCAACCCTGAATCCGCTTCCAGAACAAGAGGAGAAGGAGTCGGAGACCCCCATCCACCAGCACAACCCCCTCCATCATCGCCACCACGAAGTCAGCAGTGAGAGAGCCACAGACACGAGTGGGGACCACAAACCTGCCACCCATGCTCAGGGCCACCGTGGAGACCACAGCCAGCCCCATCAcaagggaaagaagcagaaggagggAAATGAGCACTAAGCCAGGTTGGGCAGCCTCACAGAACCCAGTAGTGTGCAGACCATGCCAACTCACTTCCCAGAGGCACAAAAGGACTCATTTCGGGCTGCCAGTCAGCAGCAGCATTGGTATAGCAaccccctccagcaccccccATGTGAGTCTCACTCCCACACTGTCACCAGGGATGAAAATCCCCCTTAGACACCCAGAGGGACTGAGTTttcagctgtggggctgagttctgatccttcctctgctgctgcctgcctctCTGTGCTCAATGAAGCCTGTGGTGAAAACCGGGATGTCCCCGGTCACTGCTGGCTGACACCGCAtggagcagcagggcaggagtgGAGGGACCAGGACTGGGAtgggagcagcactgccagcacgCTCTGCCCATCCTGACACCTCTGGTTGTCCCGGCACCTCTGGGTGTCCTGGCTGGGGACTGAGGGAAGGGACAACGTGTGCCCCACAGGATGTGATCCTAGGGGGTGGAAGGCATTAGGAGTGGTGGGAGGTCACAGCTCCCCATGGTCCAAACCCTGTACCCCTACAGATGTCATGTCCTGGGGACCCTTATGGCCTTGCACACAGGTATGTGCAGTGGTGATGGGTGGCCGCAAGATGGTGGCCTTGGCCCCTCTTGGAGATCTAGGGGCTGTATCCAGGGCTCACAGCCCTGGGAGGATGAGGGTGAGGATCCTGGGGTCTCTCCTGGGGAAGAAGCAAGATTGGAGGATGGTGTGGATATCCAGACTATGAATAAAACCTCTGTGAAGTGAACCCTGCTCAGCCTGGCCTCTGGTGGGACCCCGTCCCCATAGAGGGGATAGGGGGCTTGCTCAGTGCTGGGTTAGTCTTGGGTGTTTCTCTTGGCTTGAGTCAGGGGGAGTTAGGACTGGATGTGGACCCCATGAAGCAGCAGCCGGTGGTGGTTTGCATTCCCCTGTGTAAAGGCCTGGAGGTAAAAGGGTTGAAGACCAAAGAGACTCCATCTCTTCGTACCTTCTTGTTACCTCCTGTCAAGATGTGAATCAAGGGCTCAGTGGCCCCAGGAAGGGTATTAACCCTGCACTGCCAGCTGGAAGTTTGGCTCAGCACCTCGACCTCTGGTTTGAAGGTGTGATGTTGAGGTGCCTCCCCCGAGCTGCTGCTGCGGGGCTGAAGTTCACACATGCAGCTCAAGGTCATCTTGGGCATCTTGTCCTCAGTGTCGGGGGCTGCGCAGCTCTCAAGCAGCTGggtgctgcatccctgcaaagCAGCCAGGACTGCCTGCACCTCACAGTCACAGTCTCGGCCCCGTAGCCCTTCTGTTCAGCTCCATCCATCATCCCATACAGCCTCACTCAATGCCTCCCCTGAagtccccatctcctctctggGCCCCACAGCCTGAGGGGGGagcaagagattttttttcctgctcgGTGTTATGTGGTGCCATGCTGTGGTACATGTCTTGCTGATGATGCTCTGAGCTGAATTTCTGCCCCATGTCTCGTGATGCTGCACCCTTCTGCCTTGCCTCTGTGGGGGGATGCTCTGCCCAGCAACCAGCACAAGAGCCAGGGTGAAGAGGAGCTGTTCCTCGTGGGGATGAGGGCAATGGGATCAGATAGGTCTTTCTCACCAGCTCAGGGAAGCCAGACAGGCTCTCCCATGGAGCACTGTCTGagaccctcctccccctcctccacctctcttgctccttccttcctcctcccccttcctcctctacctgctcccagcagcccaCAAGGACACCTctgtctgctgctcctgccatcAATATCGAggttatctttttcttctggcagCTGCTGTAATTGAAACAAAGCAGGCCGGGCCTCACGGGCTCCACTCCTCTCGCTCATtttgctggtgctgctgagACAACTAATTCATCTTATCGATGTGTGGTTGGCCTCTTTTCCACTAGACCCAGGCAGACCCCTCTCCCCACCACAGCTGGTGGGAGCAGCCTGTGTCCCTGGGGTGTACTGCTGGGTGCAGTTCTGACCCAGCCTCTGCTCCTTGGCTAGCAGCAGCTGGCCACCAGCAGGACATGCCAGGGCTGAGAGGCGCAGACTGGAAGGATGCTGATGacttttatctctttcttttgcattctgATGCTTTCTCAGCCCTTTCATTCCACATCCTTTCCTTGTGTGGCCCCTAGCAAGTAAGGTGACATTGAGACGAGGATTTGCATTTCCTTCCTGATGACCAGATCTGCAATTAGCAGTGACAGACAGTGGGATCACGTCTGGTGCTGGGTGGATAGTCCAGTGGCACTGTGCTGCACTGCTGCCTCACAGATTTGGCTTCCTTGCAGCAGATGAGTTTCCAGCCCTGAAGACTGGGGTTGGTGTTTTGCCTTGAGTAGAGAAATTGAGGTGTGGGAAAGAGCTGTGACACTGTTTGGCTGAAGTCCTGCATGTCTGCATAATGGCCAGGGTTTAGGGTGAGGTCAATGCTGTTGCATATGTTATTGTCCAAAGGCTTGAAGGGTTTGTTGATGCTGTGCTtgcttctccctgctccccctccaTGGTATCGGTCCCACCCTGTAAGGTGTTGGAGGCCTGGAGCTCTTCAAAACCTGTGTTGGTATCTACCCTCCAGCAGCGCTGAGGGAGAGCTTTGCTCTGAGCAGGGCACAGGAAAGGTGGTTTGAGGGACTTCACAGGCTCTTCACATCGCTGATGGCTGAGTGAGTAATGCTGTCAGTAGGAGTCAGGGAGCCCCAAGGAGTGCTAAGCTGTCAGTGGGGCTGGCGCAGCAGAGGAGGGCCCAGGGCAAGAAACTGGGGCTGACTTCTGGTCCTGGCAGTGCTCCCCTGTGGTACCCTGGTGTCTGTGGCTGTGCCATCACCCTGGAGGAGGATGTGCTGTGGTACCCTGGTGTCTGTGGCTGTGCCACCAGCCTGGAGGAGGATGTGCTGTGGTACCCTGGTGTCTGTGGCTGTGCCATCACCCTGGAGGAGGATGTGCTGTGGTACGCTGGGGTCTGTGGCTGTGCCATCACCCTGGAGGAGGATGTGCTGTGGTACCCTGGTGTCTGTGGCTGTGCCACCAGCCTGGAGGAGGATGTGCTGTGGTACCCTGGTGTCTGTGGCTGTGCCACCAGCCTGGAGGAGGATGTGCTGTGGTACCCTGGTGTCTGTGGCTGTGCCACTACTCCAGAGGAGGACAGACCCCAGTCCTCATCACATGCAGCCTGCAGCCTTGGCCCCgtgtgctgcttctgccaaaGGCCAGGCACGGCCTCTCAGGAGAGGGGGAACAGCCAGTTCTAATGTCAACAGAGGCCTCTTGTGCAGCGATGCTGTGTCAAGAAGAGGAATGggtccctcctcctccacccatTCATCTGGCAGCCGGGGCTGGCGTGCCGCCAAGCCAGGCTGCTTTGGAAACATTTCATTGAGGAGGCAGCTGAGCCtaggaaaacagaatgaaaatatacaGAGAGATCACTGTTGTTAGGCAAAATAACTGCAGGCGGCTGCATTTCTGACCCCCAAGTCCAGCCCAGCCGGGCCTCTCTTGCTTCTATGGGATGAGGGTGaatgctgctgcctggggatGGCAGCCCACGTATCTCCATTGTGGGTTAGGAGCTGGGCAATGAGGGCTGTCACGCTCGCCCCCAGCTTTGGCCAACTTGCTGACATCCCTGGTGAGTACATCCAGACTCATCTTGATGTCACATTGCCCAAGGAGATGGgacagaaagctgcagaaatgagCCAGCCCTAGTGACTCCTGTCCCCTCCATGGCCACCAGTGCTGGA is a window of Cuculus canorus isolate bCucCan1 chromosome 8, bCucCan1.pri, whole genome shotgun sequence DNA encoding:
- the HPDL gene encoding 4-hydroxyphenylpyruvate dioxygenase-like protein isoform X2, which gives rise to MAASLSRPFFISLHVPYRQGWAQDLANTFRFHPVAVRETPWVRQLALRRGSAVFLINERLAPGRTGASSHDFLYDVDPQPALGTASNVCFEVDDVPLLCERLQSRGCSVPVPPTEVGDDGGSVTYGVASSIVGNVSHTLLDRSRYRGPFLPGFQPIKRVPSTTGDRIDITHFDHITYVCPRGGARTALDWYQRCFGFHRFFLNPQERPAEGYVLGGQGVGMLLLALQSAQSTPAHGCKLVFAESLSEDGTNQVDTFLEQHGGAGIQHVGLHTTDIVTTTRALQQWGARFFTPPTAYYSQGGKAEEIRGAGQDPHLLAELGILLDTTVPGDKGWTGAHAPESPSQEYLMQIFTHPIFSEETFFLELIDRRGAPGFGEGNIRALWKAVQVYMDRQQ
- the HPDL gene encoding 4-hydroxyphenylpyruvate dioxygenase-like protein isoform X1; this encodes MGSRGVRLGAVPLPQGRSGAGGRSAAPVLAGRGPCKAARDGGESSSRFHPPNLPRAHRRRTGGGHGMAASLSRPFFISLHVPYRQGWAQDLANTFRFHPVAVRETPWVRQLALRRGSAVFLINERLAPGRTGASSHDFLYDVDPQPALGTASNVCFEVDDVPLLCERLQSRGCSVPVPPTEVGDDGGSVTYGVASSIVGNVSHTLLDRSRYRGPFLPGFQPIKRVPSTTGDRIDITHFDHITYVCPRGGARTALDWYQRCFGFHRFFLNPQERPAEGYVLGGQGVGMLLLALQSAQSTPAHGCKLVFAESLSEDGTNQVDTFLEQHGGAGIQHVGLHTTDIVTTTRALQQWGARFFTPPTAYYSQGGKAEEIRGAGQDPHLLAELGILLDTTVPGDKGWTGAHAPESPSQEYLMQIFTHPIFSEETFFLELIDRRGAPGFGEGNIRALWKAVQVYMDRQQ
- the LOC104057581 gene encoding selenoprotein Pb, producing the protein MGLLVLALASWLGLGLASDSEGAANSSQLCQEAPAWSINGFSPMAEAAGQVTVVALLKASUHFCLQQAHSLGGLRERLARQGTVDVRYMIINEKAPLSRVMFGELKRQAPPGVPVYQPEPKEPDVWQILGGDKDDFLVYDRCGRLAFHIQLPYSFLHFPYVESAIRFTHNKDFCGNCSFYSNTTQEANSTTEIPATLNPLPEQEEKESETPIHQHNPLHHRHHEVSSERATDTSGDHKPATHAQGHRGDHSQPHHKGKKQKEGNEH